In Mangrovivirga cuniculi, the following proteins share a genomic window:
- a CDS encoding aspartate aminotransferase family protein yields the protein MELFDVYPLFDITPVKGEGTWIYDDKGNKYMDFYGGHAVISIGHSHPHYVDRIKSQAEKLIFYSNSVQNPIQKELAKKLGELSGMEDYQLFLCNSGAEANENAIKLASFHTKRKKVVALHKGFHGRTSAAVAATDNPKIVAPVNANHEVEHLPMDDISALENTLKNEDVAALIIEGIQGVAGCYMPEKSYLKKAEELCKKYGTMLIMDEVQAGYGRSGKFFSFQLSDVNPDIVTMAKGMGNGFPVGGILIAPHIEPWKGMLGTTFGGNHLASTAALAVLEVIEKADLLNKVTEKGEWLIDQLKDLSGVKEIRGAGLMIGLEFNYPVAELRKSLLKDFRVFTGSSGNPNTLRLLPPLNVSQEEMQLFVDTIKQAISKLEENETIHLNS from the coding sequence ATGGAATTATTTGATGTCTACCCGCTATTTGATATTACACCTGTAAAAGGCGAGGGGACTTGGATATACGACGATAAAGGAAATAAATACATGGATTTCTATGGAGGTCATGCAGTGATCTCTATAGGGCATAGCCATCCACATTACGTGGATAGAATAAAATCTCAGGCTGAGAAATTGATTTTTTATTCTAACTCAGTACAAAATCCTATTCAGAAGGAGCTTGCTAAAAAGCTTGGTGAGTTGAGTGGAATGGAAGATTATCAACTGTTCCTGTGTAATTCAGGAGCGGAAGCAAATGAAAATGCGATCAAACTAGCTTCTTTTCATACGAAGAGAAAGAAGGTAGTCGCTTTACATAAAGGGTTTCATGGTCGTACCAGTGCTGCTGTTGCTGCAACTGATAACCCAAAGATCGTAGCTCCGGTAAATGCTAACCATGAAGTGGAACATTTGCCAATGGATGATATATCCGCTTTAGAGAATACTTTAAAGAATGAAGATGTTGCAGCGTTGATCATCGAAGGTATTCAGGGTGTGGCAGGTTGCTACATGCCTGAAAAAAGTTACCTGAAAAAAGCTGAAGAGCTTTGTAAGAAGTATGGAACCATGCTGATCATGGATGAAGTACAGGCCGGTTACGGACGAAGTGGTAAATTCTTTTCTTTCCAGTTATCTGATGTCAATCCTGACATAGTAACAATGGCAAAGGGTATGGGTAATGGATTCCCTGTTGGTGGAATTCTGATTGCTCCTCATATCGAACCCTGGAAAGGAATGCTGGGAACTACCTTTGGTGGAAATCACCTGGCAAGTACTGCTGCATTGGCAGTTTTGGAAGTGATTGAAAAAGCAGACCTTCTCAATAAAGTAACAGAAAAAGGTGAGTGGCTGATTGATCAGCTAAAAGACCTGTCTGGTGTTAAGGAAATACGTGGTGCCGGTCTGATGATCGGATTAGAGTTCAACTACCCGGTAGCTGAGCTCAGGAAAAGCTTGTTGAAAGATTTCCGAGTTTTCACCGGTTCATCCGGTAACCCAAACACACTGCGTTTATTGCCGCCTTTAAACGTGAGCCAGGAGGAAATGCAGTTGTTTGTGGATACAATCAAACAAGCAATTTCCAAATTAGAAGAAAATGAAACAATTCACCTCAATTCATGA
- the argC gene encoding N-acetyl-gamma-glutamyl-phosphate reductase: MLKTGIIGGAGYTAGELIRLLINHPEVEIKFIHSNSQAGKPVWSIHQDLIGEINIDFTNELSNDVDLVFLCMGHGASEKFLKEKGLSENIKIVDLSRDFRLKPENTWNGKEFVYGLPEKNKHLIKEAHAIANPGCFATAIQLALLPAASVGAFKDEEAHVHAVTGSTGAGQKPTNTSHFSWRNNNLSVYKAFTHQHLGEIEQQMNEVQGQDVKGINFVPMRGDFTRGIFATVYFKSDMSEEEAQELYENFYADAAFTHVSKDPVHLKQVVNSNKGVVKVEKHGDKIMVTSMIDNLLKGASGQAVQNMNLMMGWPEKLGLGLKPVSF; encoded by the coding sequence ATGCTTAAAACAGGAATAATAGGAGGAGCAGGATATACAGCAGGTGAATTGATCAGATTACTTATCAATCACCCTGAAGTGGAGATCAAATTTATTCACAGTAACAGTCAGGCCGGTAAGCCGGTATGGTCGATCCACCAGGATTTGATCGGAGAAATTAATATTGACTTTACTAATGAGTTGAGCAATGATGTAGATCTCGTATTTCTATGTATGGGTCATGGTGCCTCAGAAAAATTTCTCAAAGAAAAAGGATTATCAGAAAATATTAAAATAGTAGACCTAAGCAGGGATTTCAGACTTAAACCGGAGAATACCTGGAATGGAAAAGAATTCGTTTATGGTCTGCCGGAAAAGAATAAACATCTGATTAAAGAAGCTCATGCAATTGCTAACCCTGGTTGTTTTGCTACTGCAATTCAATTGGCGCTTTTACCAGCTGCTTCTGTAGGTGCATTTAAAGATGAAGAGGCTCACGTTCACGCGGTAACCGGATCTACCGGTGCAGGTCAAAAGCCTACAAATACTTCACATTTTAGCTGGAGAAACAACAACCTTTCAGTTTACAAGGCCTTTACTCACCAGCATCTTGGAGAGATCGAACAACAGATGAACGAGGTGCAGGGACAGGATGTAAAAGGAATCAACTTTGTGCCAATGAGAGGAGATTTTACTAGAGGAATCTTTGCAACTGTTTACTTTAAAAGTGATATGAGTGAAGAAGAAGCGCAGGAATTATATGAAAATTTCTATGCTGACGCTGCTTTTACTCATGTTTCAAAAGATCCTGTTCACTTAAAACAGGTGGTAAACAGTAATAAGGGAGTAGTAAAAGTTGAAAAGCACGGAGATAAGATCATGGTCACTTCAATGATCGACAACCTGTTAAAAGGTGCTTCCGGTCAGGCAGTTCAAAATATGAACCTGATGATGGGATGGCCAGAGAAATTAGGTCTCGGTCTTAAACCAGTATCCTTTTAA
- a CDS encoding N-acetylornithine carbamoyltransferase, producing MKQFTSIHDVENVEALIEKALFFKQNPIHSYLGERKVLGMVFFNPSLRTRMSTQKAAYNLGMDVIALNAGADGWAIETKDGVIMDGDKPEHINEAVQIMSSYCDLLAVRTFAGLQNRLADYSEAILTKFIQLSKVPILSLESATLHPLQSLTDMMTIRELDIKKPKVVLTWAPHPKALPQAVPNSFLQWVTKSDAEVVVTHPEGYELDIQFSQDCKIEYDQNKALEGADIVYAKNWSSYSAYGHILSTDRSWTVTKEKMALTNNASFMHCLPLRRNMIATDEVVNDSVVINQAGNRVWAAQAVLNELLNYEKENQNINEQGRFAYR from the coding sequence ATGAAACAATTCACCTCAATTCATGATGTAGAAAATGTAGAAGCCCTGATCGAAAAGGCATTGTTCTTTAAACAAAACCCGATTCACAGTTACCTTGGAGAAAGAAAGGTTTTGGGAATGGTGTTTTTTAATCCGAGCCTTCGTACCAGGATGAGCACACAGAAGGCTGCTTATAATCTTGGGATGGATGTTATTGCTTTGAATGCCGGAGCAGATGGCTGGGCCATCGAAACGAAAGACGGGGTAATAATGGATGGTGATAAACCCGAACATATTAATGAAGCGGTTCAGATAATGAGTAGCTATTGCGATTTACTGGCAGTGAGAACTTTTGCCGGATTGCAAAACCGACTGGCGGATTATTCTGAAGCGATTCTGACAAAATTTATACAATTGTCCAAAGTTCCGATATTAAGCCTGGAGAGCGCAACATTGCATCCTCTACAGTCGCTGACGGATATGATGACGATCAGGGAGCTGGATATCAAAAAGCCTAAAGTTGTGTTAACATGGGCTCCTCATCCCAAAGCTCTGCCGCAGGCTGTGCCCAACTCTTTTCTGCAATGGGTGACAAAATCCGATGCAGAAGTAGTGGTGACACATCCTGAAGGATATGAACTGGATATTCAGTTTTCACAAGACTGCAAGATCGAATACGATCAGAATAAGGCTCTGGAAGGTGCTGATATAGTTTATGCTAAAAACTGGTCTTCTTATTCAGCTTATGGTCATATTCTTTCTACCGATCGTTCATGGACTGTTACAAAAGAAAAAATGGCGTTGACTAACAATGCCTCATTTATGCACTGCCTGCCACTGCGAAGGAATATGATTGCAACTGATGAGGTTGTTAATGATTCGGTGGTAATTAACCAGGCTGGAAACAGAGTCTGGGCGGCACAGGCTGTATTAAATGAATTATTGAATTACGAAAAGGAGAATCAAAATATAAATGAGCAAGGAAGATTTGCATATCGTTAA
- a CDS encoding GNAT family N-acetyltransferase, with protein sequence METKVAVAGEEHLQYASHICKLIEKAAKKRGTGIAKRHPLQIQRKMMEGLAVIALVGEELAGFCYVQSYETANFASNSALIVNPKFRGRGVAKLVKQKAFDLAREKYPKAKIFGITTSLPVLKINSDLGYKPVTFNKLPQTDEFWDGCKQCKNHDVLMRTGRKHCLCTGMVFDPEEQKSTLANVEVPKIKKGLSDMKNFFRRSPKPATV encoded by the coding sequence ATGGAAACAAAAGTTGCAGTAGCAGGTGAAGAGCACTTGCAGTACGCATCACACATCTGTAAACTTATTGAGAAAGCTGCTAAAAAGAGAGGCACGGGTATCGCAAAACGTCATCCTCTCCAGATTCAAAGAAAGATGATGGAGGGTTTAGCTGTTATTGCGCTAGTTGGAGAAGAGCTTGCAGGATTCTGTTATGTTCAATCTTATGAAACAGCAAATTTTGCATCCAATTCCGCATTGATCGTAAATCCTAAGTTTCGTGGTCGAGGTGTAGCAAAGCTTGTGAAACAAAAAGCATTTGACCTTGCTCGCGAAAAATATCCGAAAGCTAAAATTTTTGGTATTACTACCAGTTTGCCTGTCTTAAAGATCAATTCTGATCTTGGATACAAGCCGGTTACATTCAATAAGCTCCCACAAACCGACGAGTTCTGGGATGGTTGTAAACAATGTAAAAATCACGACGTTCTAATGAGAACCGGTCGTAAGCATTGTCTGTGCACAGGAATGGTTTTTGATCCTGAAGAGCAAAAATCTACCCTTGCAAATGTTGAAGTTCCTAAAATCAAGAAAGGACTTTCAGATATGAAGAATTTTTTCAGGCGTAGCCCTAAGCCCGCTACTGTTTAA
- the argB gene encoding acetylglutamate kinase: MSKEDLHIVKIGGNITGSPDKLADFLARFHKLEGKKIIVHGGGRQATALSEKLGIKAKMHEGRRITDDEAIDVAVQVYAGLVNKKIVAQLQSLGTNAVGLTGADMNLIKCSIRPKDPIDFGWVGDIEADSVNVEQLDKLLNTGAVPVFCAITHDGNGNLLNTNADTIASALSAGMAQKYSGVELTYCFEMPGVMRDIKDPNSLIREIDPTLYDQLKKDEVVKDGMIPKLDNAFDAIESGVSKVHIQEASTLGTESGTTLIK, translated from the coding sequence ATGAGCAAGGAAGATTTGCATATCGTTAAGATAGGTGGAAACATAACAGGAAGCCCGGATAAACTCGCTGATTTTTTAGCGCGATTCCACAAACTTGAAGGTAAAAAAATAATTGTTCACGGAGGTGGACGCCAGGCAACTGCCTTATCAGAAAAGCTGGGAATTAAAGCAAAAATGCACGAAGGCAGACGTATTACTGATGATGAGGCTATTGATGTAGCTGTTCAGGTCTATGCAGGACTGGTTAACAAAAAAATTGTTGCTCAGCTTCAGTCTTTAGGAACTAATGCTGTTGGATTAACAGGTGCAGATATGAACCTGATTAAATGTAGCATCAGACCTAAAGATCCGATCGATTTCGGTTGGGTAGGAGATATCGAAGCTGATTCTGTAAATGTTGAGCAATTAGATAAACTATTAAATACCGGGGCTGTACCGGTATTTTGTGCTATCACTCATGACGGAAATGGTAATCTTTTAAATACCAATGCTGATACCATTGCCTCTGCTCTTTCAGCCGGGATGGCACAGAAATATTCAGGAGTTGAATTAACCTATTGTTTTGAAATGCCGGGAGTGATGAGGGATATTAAAGACCCGAATTCCCTGATCAGGGAAATAGATCCGACTCTTTACGATCAGCTCAAAAAAGATGAAGTAGTAAAAGACGGGATGATCCCGAAACTCGATAATGCTTTTGATGCAATAGAATCGGGAGTGTCAAAAGTACATATTCAGGAGGCTTCAACTTTAGGGACCGAATCAGGAACAACATTGATCAAATAA